A stretch of DNA from Kwoniella mangroviensis CBS 8507 chromosome 1 map unlocalized Ctg01, whole genome shotgun sequence:
TCTGGTACAGCTTCCGAAGGTGTTTGATCCCATCGAGATTTACGTTTcggtgctgctgctggttCCGCTCCAGGTTCCTCCTTGACCTCTTccacatcccatcttcttctcttctttggtggtgTGGTATCCCTTGGAGGTGTATCACCTCCAGCAATTGCTCTGGGAGGCGTCTCATCTCCAGCCAAGGCTCTAGGTGGTGTTTTGTCATCTaaaaccatcttctcatcttcgttcttatccttctccaatTGCTCCTTATGACGTCTGaccctttcctcttccctctgcAAATttatcctcctcatcctaTCCTCATAGCTCTCGTCTTCACCCTCTCCCTGTCCATCAGCCCTGTTGAATCgtcgaagatgataatcGCTTTGTCGAGCGGCGACTTGCTTTGACCTTGCGTTGTCCTCGAAGACGTCCGGTGTGTCATCTTGGTCGGCAAGCTCTGCGTGCTCGTCAAGGATCTCTTGAGGAGCTGTATACGACTGAAGAGCGGGCCTGTATGACTCGTCAGACatgatgagtgatggtgggGAGtattgagaaggatgagtGTTGTCGGAGTAGTATGAGGGACGATGTGTTGAGTTGAAGGTGCAGGGTAGAGTCGCGAAGGGATGAcaggatgagatgattggtCATCACGTGGCATCTCTGCGCCGAGTGGCAACAATGCACTTCTTGAGATTGACTGATTGTGTGATAGTAGCTCGTATCCGTGTATACTTGGGGATGCATGGTGCATGTGCAGGTCAAGCCACATGCATGGCCATAGAGATTCTTAGTCTACCTCACCCTATTGATACATATCATAGTGACTGCCCACCGTAATGGTCATATGTCGTGATGAGAGTTGATCCCTCCCTTCCGCCGCCACACAACCCGTAACAACATCACTGTAGCCTTGCGGATACATGGCGGTCGCAGCAGCATGAACTTGTTCGGTGGGATTGAAAGGATAAACTTGCCAGGTAGACTGATTGTAACGTCCTTTACAGCGTGGTGTGGGTGATTACTGTTATTCACGGTGGACATTTCACAACTGCCGATCTGAGCTCGCTTTTTATTCATACCTTCAATCGAATCTTACTACACATTACATTGCCATCTTGTCTGCTTCCGAATCCTTGGCCACAATCTGAGGCGACCTCAGTAAGAAAACCCCTTAATCAGAGCAGCGGGGAATGCAATGTAAATCGTAGCAAATCAAGAATTATACCCTACCAAATACTGTATCACCATTTGATGCGGTGATTTCCTGTACCCATGGGATGGATGTGTGTTCAATCTCACCGTATAGTAGGCACATTGACCAAGGTTTCCTGTGTAGCATGGCAACAATCAATACACCAGCTGATAACTCTCTCCCTTTACGAGACTTTCTCCGATTAAACTGTAACAGCTACGATCTCACTTGTAGTGAATCCACTTACGAATACTGGGTGTGAGAAGATTGTACATCCACGTTGAGGAGGTCCGCACAATATTGTTTGATCATTAACACCTTTTTGATGACGGTCTTGTATCTAAGCTTAACATCTCATACTGCAATTCTCTTGCACCCATGATTCCGCCATGTGTACTGTGTCGAATGATCGATAACTGTTCTGAGCCATTATGGCTACCGGCCTTCACATGCAAATCTCGGGTTCACAGCTGTTCTAAAGTTGAGTATCCCACAAAaccgaaaaaaaaaacaatcAAGCTGCTGGGATCCATCTCAAGATTTCGTCCCTATTCAAGCCTCTTGTCTCATTGTATAGAGCAAACATCAAGTGGTACTCCTTTTAGCAACGAGAATGACGGCTCATCGTCCATTACAGCCATCTACAACTTGGGTCATATCATTGTGTGAGGTATTTCCGGTCAGATAGTCATCTCATCGCCTTCTCTATTGGCATGGCAATGTAACGTGGGCGATTGACAGTATAATCACAAATCTGCAGGGTGTTGAGGTCAGACGGTCACAGTGGTCATAGCACAGAACAGGGACGAGTGGATGCCGAGTGCTCTCATAGCCTTGTATGCATGCAGAGTCAAtgtcatatgcttgtctcaGCCATTTGCAGAGCTATGTACGTCCATACATCTGGGTGACTACATGCGTGCAACTGGGGTTGTTTCAATTAAATCACTTATGACTTGTACATGCATACAGAGAGAGTTCCTCGTCGCTACGATCGGACTTAGGCTATCGCCGATCTACACCTTCACTTGCACCAGGTGAGCTGGTCGGGGAAGGGGAGAGTGCCACACTTGACTGGATTGTCTCTATGCTGTTAGCGTGAGTGAGTCTCAGTTGTCagttgttgctgttgctgccAGTCTGTACAATTTAACCTTTTGCGCAAATATCGATtgtctcttctccttctccagccTTCAAGCATCCTCGTGAGTCATCTCAGTCTTCCTCAACGTACAAGATCACCTCGCtcacttcctcatcacctgaCACCAACAGCAAAAATGTCCGCAGCCAACAAGATCTTGCGAACAGCCAACGCTCCCCAAACTCCTCCTTCGGAGATTGAGCAACAAATCGCTCAAGCTTTCGTTGACCTCGAGCAAAACGTCCCAGAGCTCAAGTCCGAATTGAGACAACTCGCTTTCTCCGAGGCTAGAGAGGTTGATGtcaaaggtggaaagaaggcCGTCGTAATCTTTGTCCCTGTTCCCATGGCTAAGGCTTTCCACAAAGTCCAACAAAGGTAAGTCAGAAATTCTCGAAGCAAGAATcagaaaagaaagatggaaaagggatataagaTCGAGATAGCTCTCAGTCCAGTTAAAAGACATTCGGGGTAGACGGAGGGACTTTTCAGGCCCACCTCCCCTGGTGTTTTTTTGGCGGATGAGAGCTATTAGGGAGTAGAGCAGAAGGTCTAGGATGTATCTTGGAAGGATCATATGGGCAAATGCTGATCAAATTTTCTATGatatctccttcatctttctgaCCCCTCCATTGTCCCCACACTTATCTTGACCCAAATGATCTTTCGTCCTCGTCAATCTCCCTCGGTTTATCTCCATCGATCCACAGACTTACCCGAGAGCTCGAGAAGAAACTCTCCGACAAATAcatcgtcttcctctcccAACGACGAGTCCTCCCTAAACCTGCCCGAAACTCCTCCGCCGCCAAGAAACAAAAGAGACCTAGATCTCGAACCCTCACCGCCGTCCACGAGAAGATCCTCGAAGAACTCGTGTGGCCCAGTGAGATCGTTGGTAAGAGAACCAGAGTTGCCCAAGATGGTGGTAAATTAATCCGAGTGTGAGTGTCGATACATCCTTGAACCTGTCTCCTGCATCTCAGGCTAATAATAttattcccattccttcagcttcctcgACTCAAAAGACCAAAACAACCTCGAATACAAACTCGACACCTTCTCCTCAGTCTACCGAACTCTTGCTGGTAAAGATGTCCACTTCGAGTAAGTGTCCGATCGTCCATACTTTGTTACAAAACTATCGCTGATATCTATATCTCTAGGTTCCCTGTACAAGCCGCCGAGTAGATACCCTGACGACCGTTGGCATTTGGAGGTCATGCATATTATATAACGCTTGTCGTGTGTAGCAAAGGAAGGAATATTATCCTTTGAGACCGTCGTGTTTGGTACTGGACATCCTCCTTTGATGAATTGCTACTGACGCGTTTGACTTTGGGGATGAAATTCATTGCACTAATCCCAGCCTGAGAGATTATACATATGGGTTGATCCTATGCTCTTATGACAGCAATCTTTCACATTCCTCCCATCTCACGTTCTTGATACTAAAGCCAGAATTAGAATCAAAATGGCTGACAAGAAAAAAGATAATAAGAAGAAGTTCACCTTCGGGCCGTTCGAGCAAGCTCTCTTAGTACTTGTCGTACTGGGGTTTGGTACGTGTACTGATGCAGTGATTAAGCTAACAACTTCTAGCATCTCATCCTTCGATACCGTACTCCCCAttcagcatcaacatcgacgGTTCCGTCAATagtcttcccttcctctcgCCACCATTGATGATGCTCGTCATGATAGCTTATATAGGATATCACATTCTTACACGACAAGAAGCTGCTCAAGATAGAGCAAAGGCACTTGCGAAAgccaaatcttcttcttcttcatcttcctcgtccagATCaagttcttcatcttcctctcagaaacctctttcttcatccgatatcAGAGCAGGTGGTatgccatcttcttcgtcatcttccaagagaGTAGGTAATCCTGCACCAAAGCAGATATCAGGTTTGTCAAGTAAAGAAGACCCGTCGAGTCTTGGATTTAGGAAGAATTACTTTTTGACTATGCAGGGTCCAGGAAGACCCGCACTGGTACCTTTCCAAGATGGTCTTAGACCtaagaaaggtgatccagCTGCAACACTCTGGTGGGATAATGTACCTGATGGTAAGTCCAGTATGAAGAGATGTAAGACTGACTTGGATAGATGCTGCTGATCTTATGGCACCTCCGCTGGACAAGGATAAGTTGAAGGCAACGATGAAGAACCCTTGGGCAACGGAGATGATAGAGAAGGATATCCAGTTGCTGAAAATTGCAAAGGCtcaaaaggaggaagaggagtggGTTTAACAGTAGATTTACCTACATCACGCTAATATATCCTGACAGACGATATTCGAAAGTGGCCAATCTACTGCAGACTATCCTCGGTTTCTTGCTTTGTGCCGTCGATATGCGTTTGGGGACCCGTAAGTACTCTTCTCCCTTATTTCATACGGCTAAcaagagatcaaagtggCCATCGTATTCTTCCTATGGCGTCACTTTACCAAACTTCACGACGAATCCATGTCTGACGAAAAAGACGCGTTggacaaagagaagaaagagatctcGGAGAAGTTACGAGAAGCCAAAAAGGCAGGAATGTCTTCACAGGAATATGCAGGTTTACAAATGGCTTTGGAGAGATTAGGATAAGCAGGGTACAAGACAAGTGATAGAATAAGATCAATAAATAATGCATGTGGTACAGCGTAGTCATAGTATGGAATGTGTCGTTACCTCTTATAACGCTCTGCGGTCATCACCCGTATTCCAAGAGGCTACTCTAGTGGCAGTTGTATACACCGGCATGGGAGGGAACATTTGACGCTGTCAGAAGAATCGTCAGCAGACTGACTGCCGTCCTTTGCGAACAGGAAGACATACTGGTGGTGCAGGTCCAGGTCCAAAAGCAGTTGAGAAAGTAGGTAAGTTAGACCTTGGCATGGCAAGTGGCAGGGAAGGTTTCTCAACCAACAATCCACTATTGGGTCTTTCATGGACTTCTTCGAGATAGAGGAAATCCGCTAAACCTTTACCGAAAGTCAA
This window harbors:
- a CDS encoding 40S ribosomal protein eS7, whose product is MSAANKILRTANAPQTPPSEIEQQIAQAFVDLEQNVPELKSELRQLAFSEAREVDVKGGKKAVVIFVPVPMAKAFHKVQQRLTRELEKKLSDKYIVFLSQRRVLPKPARNSSAAKKQKRPRSRTLTAVHEKILEELVWPSEIVGKRTRVAQDGGKLIRVFLDSKDQNNLEYKLDTFSSVYRTLAGKDVHFEFPVQAAE